GCGCAGGGTGCGTTGGTTGCGCATGTCGAAGGCGCCGTCGCCGACCCAGAACAGTACGTCAACGCTGCCTTTGTCGCTGAGCAACGGCAGGTTCAAATCCGCCGCCCAGTTGAGGCGACCGCCCGGTGCGAAACCGCCGGGGTTGTCGGTGGCGATCAGGTTTTCCAGGACTTCGGCGCCCTTGTTCGGCGTGGCGCCTTTTTCCAGGGTGAGGTGGCGGCGCATGTCGACGATGGCGTCCACGTGCTCGATCATCATCGGGCACTCTTCCACACAGGCACGGCAGGTGGTGCACGACCACAGGGTCTCGGCGTCCACCAGGCCGTTGACGATGGGCTGGTGTGGGTTGCCGCTGTGTTCGCCAATGGCTTTACCCGGATACGGGCTGCCGGCGAACTTGGCATCGGTGCCGCCGGCCAGGCCAACCACCATGTCCTGGATGAGTTTTTTCGGGTTCAGCGGCTGGCCGGCAGCGAAAGCCGGGCACGCCGCTTCGCACTTGCCGCACTGCACGCAGGCGTCGAAGCCGAGCAGTTGGTTCCAGGTGAAATCCTTGGGTTTCTCCACGCCCAGCGGCGCGGATTTATCGCTGAGGTCCAGCGGTTTCAAACCGGTGGAGCGGCCACCACCAAAGCGTTCGGCGCGACGGTGCCAGGCCAGGTGCAGGGCACCGGCGAAGGCGTGTTTCATCGGGCCGCCCCAGGTCATGCCGAAGAACATTTCGGACACGCCCCACAGCACCCCCACGCTCAACAGCGCGGCCAGCAGCCAGCCGCCGAAGTCCGCCGGCAGAATCCCGGCCACGGGCAAGGTCAGCACGAAGAAGCTCACCGAGAACGCCATCAGGCTTTTCGGCAGGCGCATCCAGGGGCCCTTGGACAGGCGCGACGGCGGGTTGCGCCGACGCAGGTACACAAACGTGGCGCCGACAAACATCAGCACCGAAGCCAGCAGCAAGGCGTAACCAAGGATGCGGTTTTGCAGGCCGAAGCCATGCACCAGAATCGCCAGCAACGCCGACAGTACAAAGCCCAGGGCGGTCGCGACGTGGGTGTTGGCGATGTATTTATCGCGGGCGACCACGTGGTGCAAATCGACCATGTAGCGCTTGGGCATGGCCAGCAGGCCGCCCAGCAGGTCGACTTTGGATGCGCGGCCACGGCGCCACATGTTCACCCGGCGCAGGGCGCCGAGGACGGCAAGGCCCAGGGCGGCAAACAAGAGAATAGGCAGCAAGGTGTTCAACATGGTGAAGCTCCCACAGACCACACAAATCTAAAGTGAAACTGGCCTTTAATGTGGGAGGGGGCTTGCCCCCGATAGCAGTGGGTCAGCTACAGCTGTATCAACTGACACTCCGCTATCGGGGGCAAGCCCCCTCCCACATTTTTCGACCGTGTGCGGCTTAGAAATCCTTGCACAGGCGCAGGGCGTCATAGATCGCAGCGTGGGTATTGCGCTGCGCCACACAGTCACCGATGCGGAACAGCAAGTACCCCTCGCCCGCCTCGCTCAAGCACGGCTGTGGCTTGATCGCGAACAAGGCTTCAACGTCGATCTGGCCCTTGTTGCGCGACCCTTCCTTGAGCCCGTAGTAGATGGCTTCGTCCGGACGCACGCCGTTCTCGACCACCACCTGGTCCACTACCCGCTCTTCTTTGGCGCCGGTGTATTCGTTCTCCAGCACCGCCACCAGCTTGTCGCCTTCGCGGTAGACCTTTTCCAGCATCATGTCGCCGGTCATGATCACTTCTTTGGGGTACATGCTGCGGTAGTAGGTGGGGAACGACGTACCGCCAATCGCCACGCCCGGCTTGATGTCGTCGGTGACGATTTCCACCTGGCAGCCTTTGTCGGCCAAAAAGTCCGCCACCGACATGCCGGTGAATTCACAGATGGTGTCGTAGACCAGCACGTTCTTGCCCGGCGCAACTTTGCCGTCGAGCACGTCCCAGCTACTCACCACCAGGCCTTCGGCCGCGCCCCAGTGTTCGTTCTGCTCGATAAACGGATGCCCGCCGACCGCCAGCACCACCACGTCCGGACGCAGGTCCAGGATGGTGTCTGCGTCAGCGGCAACGCCCAGGCGCAGGTCGACTTTCAAGCGTGCCAGTTCCAGCTGGAACCAACGG
The genomic region above belongs to Pseudomonas sp. S35 and contains:
- the dgcB gene encoding dimethylglycine demethylation protein DgcB, with translation MLNTLLPILLFAALGLAVLGALRRVNMWRRGRASKVDLLGGLLAMPKRYMVDLHHVVARDKYIANTHVATALGFVLSALLAILVHGFGLQNRILGYALLLASVLMFVGATFVYLRRRNPPSRLSKGPWMRLPKSLMAFSVSFFVLTLPVAGILPADFGGWLLAALLSVGVLWGVSEMFFGMTWGGPMKHAFAGALHLAWHRRAERFGGGRSTGLKPLDLSDKSAPLGVEKPKDFTWNQLLGFDACVQCGKCEAACPAFAAGQPLNPKKLIQDMVVGLAGGTDAKFAGSPYPGKAIGEHSGNPHQPIVNGLVDAETLWSCTTCRACVEECPMMIEHVDAIVDMRRHLTLEKGATPNKGAEVLENLIATDNPGGFAPGGRLNWAADLNLPLLSDKGSVDVLFWVGDGAFDMRNQRTLRAFVKVLKAAKVDFAVLGLEERDSGDVARRLGDEATFQLLATRNIQTLAKYSFKRIVTCDPHSFHVLKNEYGAFNGNYRVQHHSTFMAELIGDGALNLGQHKGSSVTYHDPCYLGRYNGEYEAPRQVLRALGIEVKEMQRSGFRSRCCGGGGGAPITDIPGKQRIPDMRMDDIRETGAELVAVGCPQCTAMLEGVVEPRPLIKDIAELVADALLEDSAPAKAPKREPAEVH